The Nocardioides campestrisoli genome includes a window with the following:
- a CDS encoding holo-ACP synthase, translating to MAVIGVGVDVADVARFEASLGRTPALRGRLFTAQESQSRTPRSLAARFAAKEALAKALGAPPGLDWHDAEVVSEPDGRPRFELRGTVAARAAELGVEGVHVSLSHDAGIATAMVVLEG from the coding sequence GTGGCCGTGATCGGGGTAGGGGTCGACGTCGCCGACGTGGCACGGTTCGAGGCCTCGCTGGGACGTACCCCGGCGTTGCGCGGCCGCCTCTTCACCGCGCAGGAGTCGCAGTCGAGGACGCCGCGGTCCCTGGCCGCCCGGTTCGCCGCTAAGGAGGCGCTCGCCAAGGCGCTCGGCGCACCGCCCGGGCTGGACTGGCACGACGCCGAGGTGGTCTCCGAGCCCGACGGCCGGCCCCGGTTCGAGCTGCGCGGCACGGTGGCTGCCCGGGCCGCCGAGCTGGGGGTCGAGGGCGTGCACGTCTCGCTCTCCCACGACGCCGGGATCGCCACCGCGATGGTGGTGCTCGAGGGATGA
- the glmS gene encoding glutamine--fructose-6-phosphate transaminase (isomerizing) yields MCGIVGYVGARQAQDVVVEGLRRLEYRGYDSAGIALVHDGRVASAKRAGKLVNLEKEVAGNPLPTSSTGIGHTRWATHGAPNDANAHPHLGRERRVAVVHNGIIENFAQLRGELEAVGHEMSSETDTEVTAHLLELEVQAGHDLTVAMQRVCCRLEGAFTLVAVDGADPDRVVAARRNSPLVVGLGEGENFLGSDVAAFIEHTREAMELDQDQVVTITREGVEVSGFDGSPAQGRRYHVDWDLTAAEKDGHDWFMRKEIYEQPRAVADSLLGRRTPEGLLQLDEMRLSDDELREVDKIIIIAAGTSFYAGMVAKYAIEHWTRIPVEVELASEFRYRDPILTQSTLVVAISQSGETADTLQAIRHARVQRAKVLAICNTNGSTIPRESDGVIYTHAGPEIGVASTKGYLTQLVACYLLALYLAQVKGTRFGDEIGEVMDQLDQMPAHIETVLANDQQVYDLARDHFDSSSVLFLGRHAGYPVALEGALKLKELAYIHAEGFAAGELKHGPIALIEDGLPVLCIVPPRGRDQLHAKMLSGIQEVRARGARTICLAEEGDESITPYADELIRLPQVPVLLQPLVAVVPLQLFACELATAMGHDVDQPRNLAKSVTVE; encoded by the coding sequence ATGTGCGGAATCGTGGGGTACGTCGGTGCCCGTCAGGCCCAGGACGTGGTTGTCGAGGGGCTCCGGAGGCTCGAGTACCGGGGGTACGACTCCGCGGGGATCGCCCTGGTGCACGACGGGAGGGTCGCCTCCGCCAAGCGCGCGGGCAAGCTGGTCAACCTGGAGAAGGAGGTCGCCGGCAACCCGCTGCCGACCTCGAGCACCGGGATCGGCCACACCCGCTGGGCCACCCACGGCGCCCCCAACGACGCGAACGCCCACCCGCACCTGGGCCGCGAGCGCCGGGTCGCGGTGGTGCACAACGGCATCATCGAGAACTTCGCCCAGCTGCGCGGCGAGCTTGAGGCGGTCGGCCACGAGATGAGCTCGGAGACCGACACCGAGGTCACCGCCCACCTGCTCGAGCTGGAGGTGCAGGCCGGTCACGACCTGACGGTCGCGATGCAGCGCGTGTGCTGCCGGCTGGAGGGCGCCTTCACCCTGGTCGCGGTCGACGGGGCCGACCCGGACCGGGTGGTCGCCGCCCGGCGCAACTCGCCGCTCGTGGTGGGCCTGGGGGAGGGGGAGAACTTCCTCGGCTCGGACGTGGCCGCGTTCATCGAGCACACCCGCGAGGCGATGGAGCTCGACCAGGACCAGGTCGTGACCATCACCCGCGAGGGCGTCGAGGTCAGCGGCTTCGACGGCTCGCCCGCCCAGGGCCGGCGCTACCACGTCGACTGGGACCTGACGGCCGCCGAGAAGGACGGCCACGACTGGTTCATGCGCAAGGAGATCTACGAGCAGCCGCGCGCGGTCGCCGACTCCCTGCTCGGCCGCCGTACTCCCGAGGGGCTGCTCCAGCTGGACGAGATGCGGCTCTCCGACGACGAGCTGCGCGAGGTCGACAAGATCATCATCATCGCGGCGGGCACGTCGTTCTACGCCGGGATGGTCGCCAAGTACGCGATCGAGCACTGGACGCGGATCCCGGTCGAGGTCGAGCTGGCCAGCGAGTTCCGCTACCGCGACCCGATCCTGACCCAGTCGACCCTGGTGGTGGCGATCAGCCAGTCCGGGGAGACCGCGGACACGCTCCAGGCGATCCGGCACGCGCGGGTGCAGCGCGCCAAGGTGCTGGCCATCTGCAACACCAACGGGTCCACCATCCCGCGCGAGTCCGACGGGGTGATCTACACCCACGCGGGTCCGGAGATCGGCGTCGCCTCCACCAAGGGCTACCTGACCCAGCTGGTCGCCTGCTACCTGCTGGCGCTCTACCTCGCCCAGGTCAAGGGCACCCGGTTCGGCGACGAGATCGGGGAGGTGATGGACCAGCTGGACCAGATGCCGGCCCACATCGAGACGGTGCTCGCCAACGACCAGCAGGTCTACGACCTGGCCCGCGACCACTTCGACAGCTCCTCGGTGCTCTTCCTCGGCCGGCACGCCGGCTACCCGGTGGCGCTGGAGGGTGCGCTCAAGCTCAAGGAGCTGGCCTACATCCACGCCGAGGGCTTCGCTGCCGGCGAGCTCAAGCACGGGCCGATCGCCCTGATCGAGGACGGCCTGCCGGTCCTGTGCATCGTGCCCCCGCGCGGCCGCGACCAGCTGCACGCCAAGATGCTCAGCGGCATCCAGGAGGTGCGGGCCCGCGGGGCGCGGACCATCTGCCTGGCCGAGGAGGGCGACGAGTCGATCACGCCGTACGCCGACGAGCTGATCCGCCTGCCGCAGGTCCCGGTGCTGCTCCAGCCGCTGGTCGCGGTGGTGCCCCTGCAGCTCTTCGCCTGCGAGCTGGCCACGGCGATGGGCCACGACGTCGACCAGCCCCGCAACCTGGCCAAGTCCGTCACGGTCGAGTAG
- the coaA gene encoding type I pantothenate kinase yields MSLSGDESSPYVELDRAAWASLAPAADNPLTPEEIDRLRGLGDSLDLGEVEQVYLPLSRLLSMYVESAGRLHRKQEAFLHRRHPPRTPFVIGIAGSVAVGKSTTARVLQQMLAHWPEHPHVALVTTDGFLLPNAELERRGLLQRKGFPESYDRRALLKFVVDIKSGRDEVEAPTYSHLVYDVVKDEKVVVKRPDIVIVEGLNVLQPARVREDGRTSLAVSDFFDFSVYVDAATSDIRRWYVERFLRLRETAFRDPGSYFSKYAALTREQAEAEALRIWDSINGPNLDQNVLPTRSRATLVLRKDVDHSVRYVRLRKL; encoded by the coding sequence ATGTCACTCTCCGGCGACGAGTCCTCGCCGTACGTGGAGCTCGACCGGGCCGCGTGGGCCTCCCTGGCGCCGGCGGCGGACAACCCGCTCACGCCCGAGGAGATCGACCGGCTGCGCGGTCTGGGCGACTCCCTGGACCTGGGCGAGGTGGAGCAGGTCTACCTGCCGCTCTCACGCCTGCTCTCCATGTACGTCGAGAGCGCCGGGCGGCTGCACCGCAAGCAGGAGGCCTTCCTGCACCGCCGGCACCCTCCGCGCACGCCGTTCGTGATCGGCATCGCCGGGTCGGTGGCGGTCGGCAAGTCCACCACCGCCCGGGTGCTCCAGCAGATGCTGGCGCACTGGCCCGAGCACCCGCACGTGGCCCTGGTGACCACCGACGGGTTCCTGCTGCCGAACGCCGAGCTGGAGCGACGCGGCCTGCTGCAGCGCAAGGGGTTCCCGGAGTCCTACGACCGGCGCGCACTGCTGAAGTTCGTCGTGGACATCAAGTCCGGTCGCGACGAGGTGGAGGCGCCGACGTACTCCCACCTGGTCTACGACGTGGTCAAGGACGAGAAGGTCGTGGTGAAGCGGCCCGACATCGTCATCGTCGAGGGGCTCAACGTCCTCCAGCCGGCCCGGGTGCGCGAGGACGGCCGCACCAGCCTGGCGGTCAGCGACTTCTTCGACTTCAGCGTCTACGTCGACGCGGCCACCTCCGACATCCGCCGCTGGTACGTCGAGCGGTTCCTGCGGCTGCGCGAGACCGCGTTCCGCGACCCGGGCTCCTACTTCAGCAAGTACGCCGCGCTCACGCGCGAGCAGGCGGAGGCCGAGGCGCTGCGGATCTGGGACTCCATCAACGGGCCGAACCTCGACCAGAACGTGCTGCCGACCCGGAGCCGGGCGACCCTGGTGCTGCGCAAGGACGTCGACCACTCGGTCCGCTACGTCAGGCTCCGCAAGCTCTGA
- the glmM gene encoding phosphoglucosamine mutase, with protein MESSTKRLFGTDGVRGLANGQLTAELALDLAVSAAHVLVELKEFEGDHTARPLAVVGRDTRVSGQFLEAAVVAGLASAGVDVLLLGVLPTPGTAYLTDALGADLGVMLSASHNPMPDNGIKFLARGGHKLDDAIEVAIERRMGEPWARPKGAGVGRVRVYETAVDEYAAHLVRTLGARLDGLTVVLDCAAGAAYQAGPRALHAAGATVIALHAEPDGTNINDQCGSTHPDSLRAAVVEHGADVGFALDGDADRCLAVDAEGNLVDGDQILAILAMAMQEDGTLARDTVVATVMSNLGFVQAMREHGVGVRQTKVGDRYVLEAMRVSGYNLGGEQSGHVILSDHATTGDGILTALHVLQRMARTGRSLQELSSVMTRLPQVLVNVAGVDKARADEDAVLAAAIAEEEALLGDRGRILLRPSGTEPLVRVMVEAPSGEEAEAVASRLAEVVRSQLAL; from the coding sequence GTGGAGTCCTCGACGAAGCGACTCTTCGGCACCGACGGGGTCCGGGGCCTGGCCAACGGTCAACTGACCGCTGAGCTGGCCCTGGACCTCGCGGTGTCTGCGGCCCACGTGCTGGTCGAGCTCAAGGAGTTCGAGGGCGACCACACGGCCCGGCCGCTGGCCGTGGTCGGCCGCGACACGCGCGTCTCCGGGCAGTTCCTGGAGGCCGCGGTGGTCGCCGGGCTGGCCTCGGCGGGTGTCGACGTGCTGCTGCTCGGCGTGCTGCCCACGCCCGGCACCGCCTACCTCACCGACGCCCTGGGGGCCGACCTCGGCGTCATGCTCTCGGCCTCGCACAACCCCATGCCCGACAACGGCATCAAGTTCCTGGCCCGTGGCGGCCACAAGCTCGACGACGCCATCGAGGTGGCGATCGAGCGCCGGATGGGCGAACCGTGGGCCCGCCCCAAGGGCGCCGGCGTGGGCCGGGTGCGCGTCTACGAGACCGCCGTCGACGAGTACGCCGCCCACCTGGTGCGCACCCTCGGCGCCCGGCTCGACGGGCTCACCGTGGTGCTCGACTGCGCCGCGGGCGCGGCGTACCAGGCCGGACCCCGGGCCCTGCACGCCGCGGGGGCGACGGTCATCGCGCTGCACGCCGAGCCCGACGGCACCAACATCAACGACCAGTGCGGGTCGACCCACCCCGACTCGCTGCGCGCCGCCGTGGTCGAGCACGGCGCAGACGTCGGCTTCGCCCTGGACGGCGACGCGGACCGCTGCCTGGCGGTCGACGCCGAGGGCAACCTCGTCGACGGCGACCAGATCCTGGCGATCCTGGCGATGGCGATGCAGGAGGACGGCACGCTCGCCCGCGACACCGTGGTGGCGACCGTGATGAGCAACCTCGGCTTCGTCCAGGCCATGCGCGAGCACGGCGTGGGCGTGCGGCAGACCAAGGTCGGCGACCGGTACGTGCTCGAGGCCATGAGGGTCTCCGGCTACAACCTGGGCGGAGAGCAGTCCGGCCACGTCATCCTCAGCGACCACGCCACCACCGGTGACGGGATCCTCACGGCGCTGCACGTGCTGCAGCGGATGGCCCGTACGGGGCGCTCGCTCCAGGAGCTGTCCTCGGTGATGACCCGGCTCCCGCAGGTGCTGGTCAACGTCGCGGGCGTCGACAAGGCGCGCGCCGACGAGGACGCGGTGCTGGCCGCCGCGATCGCCGAGGAGGAGGCGCTGCTGGGCGACCGGGGCCGCATCCTGCTCCGCCCCTCGGGCACCGAGCCGCTGGTCCGGGTGATGGTCGAGGCCCCCAGCGGCGAGGAGGCCGAGGCGGTCGCCTCCAGGCTTGCCGAGGTCGTGCGCAGCCAGCTCGCCCTCTGA
- the rpsI gene encoding 30S ribosomal protein S9 produces the protein MAETTENTQTEVEETFETNEQGVAYSSESAPSADAPLRPATIAPAQATGRRKEAVARVRIVPGTGEWTVNGRTLDSYFPNKLHQQVVNEPFANLQLEGRFDVIARIHGGGITGQAGALRLGVARCLNEIDVEANRPSLKKAGLLTRDARVIERKKAGLKKARKAPQFSKR, from the coding sequence GTGGCTGAGACCACCGAGAACACCCAGACCGAGGTCGAGGAGACCTTCGAGACCAACGAGCAGGGCGTCGCCTACAGCTCCGAGTCCGCGCCGTCGGCGGACGCGCCGCTGCGCCCCGCCACGATCGCTCCCGCGCAGGCCACCGGCCGGCGCAAGGAGGCCGTCGCCCGGGTCCGCATCGTGCCGGGCACCGGCGAGTGGACCGTCAACGGTCGCACCCTGGACTCCTACTTCCCCAACAAGCTGCACCAGCAGGTCGTGAACGAGCCGTTCGCCAACCTGCAGCTCGAGGGCCGCTTCGACGTCATCGCCCGCATCCACGGCGGCGGCATCACCGGTCAGGCCGGCGCCCTGCGCCTCGGCGTGGCCCGCTGCCTCAACGAGATCGACGTCGAGGCCAACCGCCCGTCGCTGAAGAAGGCCGGGCTGCTGACCCGCGACGCGCGCGTCATCGAGCGCAAGAAGGCCGGTCTCAAGAAGGCCCGCAAGGCGCCGCAGTTCAGCAAGCGCTGA
- the rplM gene encoding 50S ribosomal protein L13, whose translation MRTYSPKPADIQREWLVIDAADVVLGRLAVQTANLLRGKHKPTFAPHMDMGDFVIIVNADKVALSGNKKVTKMAYRHSGYPGGLSATPFGELLEKDARKAIEKAVWGMLPKNRLGRQILKKLKVYAGPDHPHVAQQAKPFEISQVSQ comes from the coding sequence GTGCGTACGTACAGCCCGAAGCCCGCTGACATTCAGCGCGAGTGGCTCGTCATCGATGCTGCTGACGTGGTCCTGGGACGCCTTGCCGTCCAGACCGCCAACCTCCTGCGGGGCAAGCACAAGCCCACCTTCGCGCCGCACATGGACATGGGTGACTTCGTCATCATCGTCAATGCGGACAAGGTCGCCCTGTCCGGCAACAAGAAGGTCACCAAGATGGCCTACCGCCACTCCGGCTACCCGGGCGGTCTCTCCGCCACGCCGTTCGGTGAGCTGCTGGAGAAGGACGCCCGCAAGGCGATCGAGAAGGCCGTCTGGGGCATGCTCCCCAAGAACCGGCTCGGCCGTCAGATCCTGAAGAAGCTGAAGGTCTACGCGGGTCCCGACCACCCGCACGTGGCCCAGCAGGCCAAGCCGTTCGAGATCTCCCAGGTCTCCCAGTAA
- a CDS encoding citrate synthase — MTDAPATDAPATAGASNQSLTVRDNRTGTEYELAITDNTIRAADLGQIRVGEDPGLATYDPGFVNTASTRSAVTYIDGEKGILEYRGYPIEQLAEKSSFLEVAYLLIHGELPTKDQHENWVHEITYHTFVHENIKTFMEGFRYDAHPMGMLMASVGALSTFYPDARNITDGDNRHMQIVRMIAKMPTLGAWSFRHAQGKPFVYPDNELSYTENFLSMLFKMSEKSFHADERLVKALDTLFILHADHEQNASTNAVRSVGSTQVDPYSAVAAGVGALYGPLHGGANESVLRMLRRIGKKENIADFIAGVKNGDEKLMGFGHRVYKNYDPRAKIIKKSAEDVFAVTGTNPLLDIALELEKIALEDEYFVKRKLYPNVDFYSGLIYEAFQFPPEMFTVLFAIGRTPGWLAQWLELVQDKEQKIARPKQIYTGERGLDFVPASERWA; from the coding sequence GTGACCGACGCACCGGCCACCGATGCCCCGGCCACCGCCGGCGCATCCAACCAGTCCCTCACCGTACGCGACAACCGCACCGGTACGGAGTACGAGCTGGCCATCACCGACAACACCATCCGCGCCGCGGACCTGGGGCAGATCAGGGTGGGCGAGGACCCCGGCCTGGCCACCTACGACCCCGGCTTCGTGAACACCGCCTCGACGCGCAGCGCGGTGACCTACATCGACGGCGAGAAGGGGATCCTGGAGTACCGGGGATACCCGATCGAGCAGCTGGCTGAGAAGTCCAGCTTCCTCGAGGTCGCCTACCTGCTGATCCACGGCGAGCTGCCGACCAAGGACCAGCACGAGAACTGGGTGCACGAGATCACCTACCACACCTTCGTGCACGAGAACATCAAGACGTTCATGGAGGGCTTCCGCTACGACGCCCACCCCATGGGCATGCTGATGGCCTCGGTGGGCGCCCTGTCGACGTTCTACCCCGACGCCCGCAACATCACCGACGGCGACAACCGGCACATGCAGATCGTCCGGATGATCGCCAAGATGCCCACCCTCGGCGCCTGGTCCTTCCGGCACGCCCAGGGCAAGCCGTTCGTCTACCCGGACAACGAGCTCAGCTACACCGAGAACTTCCTTTCGATGCTCTTCAAGATGAGCGAGAAGAGCTTCCACGCCGACGAGCGCCTGGTGAAGGCGCTCGACACGCTGTTCATCCTGCACGCCGACCACGAGCAGAACGCCTCCACCAACGCCGTCCGCTCGGTGGGCTCGACCCAGGTCGACCCGTACTCCGCGGTCGCGGCGGGCGTGGGTGCCCTCTACGGCCCGCTGCACGGCGGCGCCAACGAGTCGGTGCTGCGGATGCTGCGCCGGATCGGCAAGAAGGAGAACATCGCGGACTTCATCGCCGGGGTGAAGAACGGCGACGAGAAGCTGATGGGCTTCGGTCACCGGGTCTACAAGAACTACGACCCGCGGGCCAAGATCATCAAGAAGTCGGCCGAGGACGTCTTCGCGGTGACGGGCACCAACCCGCTGCTGGACATCGCCCTGGAGCTGGAGAAGATCGCGCTGGAGGACGAGTACTTCGTCAAGCGCAAGCTCTACCCCAACGTGGACTTCTACTCGGGCCTGATCTACGAGGCCTTCCAGTTCCCGCCGGAGATGTTCACCGTGCTCTTCGCGATCGGCCGCACCCCCGGCTGGCTCGCGCAGTGGCTCGAGCTGGTGCAGGACAAGGAGCAGAAGATCGCCCGGCCCAAGCAGATCTACACCGGTGAGCGCGGCCTGGACTTCGTCCCGGCCTCCGAGCGCTGGGCCTGA
- a CDS encoding S1C family serine protease, translating into MSDTPPPSFYGSSPDPEQAPGQQPPRAQSPFGLHDTQAMPPQGNAPAGPAGRRPGGRTGLVAGVLTGALVVGGLAGLGGAAIHEEWIADDSSSSSSASSEVAPPVIDKDTPQAGRGSVEGVADQVLPSVVRIDVSGANGAGSGSGIVLTEDGQILTNEHVISGVSSGGTISVAFDDGTRAEAEVLGADPLTDTAVIQAKDVSGLTPATIGNSADLRVGQQVVAIGSPFGLDATVTSGIVSALGRPVNVSSDGQGNSTTYPAIQTDAAINPGNSGGPLVDLSGRVVGINSSIRTATSNVSGQGGSIGLGFAIPIDEIMPVVEQMADGETPTHARMGVQVSDASASSDSSSLGALVGDVTSGSSADKAGLESGDVITKVDDEVIDSADDLVATVRTYRPDDEVKVTVMRDGEERTVDLVLDSDAD; encoded by the coding sequence ATGAGTGACACACCGCCGCCCAGCTTCTACGGCAGCTCTCCCGACCCCGAGCAGGCTCCGGGACAGCAGCCTCCGCGTGCGCAGTCGCCCTTCGGACTGCACGACACCCAGGCCATGCCGCCGCAGGGGAACGCCCCTGCCGGCCCGGCCGGACGCCGTCCCGGTGGACGGACCGGCCTGGTCGCCGGCGTGCTGACCGGTGCCCTCGTCGTCGGTGGTCTCGCCGGTCTCGGCGGGGCCGCGATCCACGAGGAGTGGATCGCCGACGACTCCTCCTCTTCCTCCTCCGCCAGCTCCGAGGTCGCCCCGCCGGTGATCGACAAGGACACTCCCCAGGCCGGCCGCGGGTCGGTCGAGGGGGTCGCCGACCAGGTGCTGCCCTCCGTGGTTCGCATCGACGTCTCGGGCGCCAACGGCGCCGGGTCCGGCTCCGGCATCGTGCTCACCGAGGACGGACAGATCCTCACCAACGAGCACGTGATCTCCGGGGTCTCGTCCGGCGGCACGATCAGCGTCGCCTTCGACGACGGCACCCGCGCCGAGGCCGAGGTGCTCGGCGCCGACCCGCTCACCGACACCGCGGTGATCCAGGCCAAGGACGTCTCCGGCCTGACCCCGGCCACGATCGGCAACTCCGCGGACCTCCGCGTCGGCCAGCAGGTGGTCGCCATCGGCTCTCCGTTCGGCCTCGACGCGACCGTCACCAGCGGCATCGTGAGCGCGCTCGGTCGCCCGGTCAACGTCAGCTCCGACGGTCAGGGCAACTCCACGACGTACCCCGCGATCCAGACCGACGCAGCGATCAACCCCGGCAACAGCGGAGGCCCGCTGGTCGACCTGAGCGGCCGCGTGGTGGGCATCAACTCCTCGATCCGCACCGCCACCAGCAACGTCAGTGGCCAGGGCGGCTCGATCGGCCTCGGCTTCGCCATCCCGATCGACGAGATCATGCCCGTGGTCGAGCAGATGGCCGACGGCGAGACGCCGACCCACGCCCGGATGGGCGTCCAGGTCTCCGACGCCTCGGCCTCCTCCGACTCCTCCTCGCTCGGCGCCCTGGTCGGCGACGTGACCTCCGGGTCCAGCGCCGACAAGGCCGGGCTCGAGTCCGGCGACGTGATCACCAAGGTCGACGACGAGGTGATCGACAGCGCCGACGACCTGGTCGCCACGGTGCGCACCTACCGTCCCGACGACGAGGTCAAGGTCACCGTGATGCGCGACGGCGAGGAGCGCACCGTCGACCTGGTGCTCGACTCCGACGCCGACTGA
- a CDS encoding ABC-F family ATP-binding cassette domain-containing protein, with product MGHVEVSGVRYELPDGRVLLEDVSFRVGDGAKIALVGANGAGKTTLLRLVTGDLEPHGGAVTRSGSLGVMRQLVGHGGSDETVADLLLSVSPASVRRAAAAVDACERALMEVDDEPTQMRYAAALADYADAGGYDQEVVWDVCTVRALGVPYDRARNRLLGTLSGGEQKRLVLEYLLAGPDEVLLLDEPDNYLDVPGKLWLEERIRSSPKTILFVSHDRELLANTATRIVTVELGHAGNLVWTHAGGFATYNRAREERFLRFEELRRRWDEEQAKLRTQMLMYKQKAAYNSDMASRYQAAQTRLRRFEEVGPPTEQPREQQVVMRLRGGRTGKRAVVCTGLGLTGLMEPFDLEVWYGERVAVLGSNGSGKSHFLRLLAAGGTDPEVANRPVGEVRPAPVPHTGVARLGARVRPGWFVQTHDHPELAGRTLLEVLHRGEVGPDGSGRAGMGREQASRVLDRYELSASAEQRFEQLSGGQQARFQILLLELSGATLLLLDEPTDNLDVQSAEALEAGLASFEGTVVAVTHDRWFARGFDRFLVYGSDGRVYETAEAVWDETRVRRTR from the coding sequence GTGGGTCATGTCGAGGTGTCCGGGGTCCGGTACGAGCTGCCCGACGGGCGTGTCCTGCTGGAGGACGTGTCGTTCCGGGTCGGCGACGGCGCCAAGATCGCCCTGGTGGGGGCCAACGGCGCGGGCAAGACGACCCTGCTGCGGCTGGTCACCGGCGACCTCGAGCCGCACGGCGGGGCGGTGACCCGCAGCGGCTCGCTGGGGGTGATGCGGCAGCTGGTGGGCCACGGCGGCAGCGACGAGACCGTCGCGGACCTGCTGCTCTCGGTCTCGCCGGCGTCGGTACGCCGGGCCGCGGCCGCGGTGGACGCCTGCGAGCGCGCGCTGATGGAGGTCGACGACGAGCCGACCCAGATGCGCTACGCCGCGGCCCTGGCCGACTACGCCGACGCCGGTGGGTACGACCAGGAGGTCGTCTGGGACGTCTGCACGGTGCGGGCGCTGGGCGTGCCCTACGACCGGGCGCGGAACCGGCTGCTCGGCACCCTCTCGGGCGGCGAGCAGAAGAGGCTGGTGCTGGAGTACCTGCTGGCCGGCCCGGACGAGGTGCTGCTCCTCGACGAGCCCGACAACTACCTCGACGTGCCCGGGAAGCTCTGGCTGGAGGAGCGGATCCGCAGCTCGCCCAAGACGATCCTGTTCGTCAGCCACGACCGCGAGCTGCTGGCAAACACCGCCACCCGGATCGTCACCGTCGAGCTGGGTCACGCGGGCAACCTGGTGTGGACCCATGCCGGCGGCTTCGCGACGTACAACCGGGCGCGCGAGGAGCGGTTCCTGCGGTTCGAGGAGCTGCGCAGGCGGTGGGACGAGGAGCAGGCCAAGCTGCGCACGCAGATGCTGATGTACAAGCAGAAGGCGGCGTACAACTCCGACATGGCCAGCCGCTACCAGGCCGCGCAGACCCGGCTGCGACGGTTCGAGGAGGTGGGCCCGCCGACCGAGCAGCCCCGCGAGCAGCAGGTGGTGATGCGGCTGCGGGGCGGACGCACCGGCAAGCGCGCCGTGGTCTGCACGGGCCTCGGACTGACCGGGTTGATGGAGCCGTTCGACCTCGAGGTCTGGTACGGCGAGCGGGTGGCGGTGCTGGGCAGCAACGGCTCGGGCAAGTCGCACTTCCTGCGCCTGCTCGCCGCCGGGGGCACCGACCCGGAGGTGGCGAACCGGCCGGTGGGCGAGGTCCGGCCGGCCCCGGTGCCGCACACCGGCGTGGCCCGGCTGGGAGCCCGGGTGCGGCCGGGCTGGTTCGTCCAGACCCACGACCACCCCGAGCTGGCGGGCCGGACGCTCCTGGAGGTGCTGCACCGCGGAGAGGTCGGGCCCGACGGCAGCGGTCGGGCCGGCATGGGGCGGGAGCAGGCGAGCCGGGTGCTGGACCGCTACGAGCTGAGCGCCAGCGCCGAGCAGCGCTTCGAGCAGCTCAGCGGCGGCCAGCAGGCCCGGTTCCAGATCCTGCTCCTGGAGCTCTCAGGGGCCACCCTGCTGCTGCTCGACGAGCCCACCGACAACCTCGACGTGCAGTCCGCCGAGGCGCTGGAGGCGGGGCTCGCCTCCTTCGAGGGGACCGTGGTCGCGGTCACCCACGACCGCTGGTTCGCCCGGGGCTTCGACCGGTTCCTGGTCTACGGGTCCGACGGCCGGGTCTACGAGACCGCCGAGGCGGTCTGGGACGAGACCCGGGTCCGCCGGACCCGTTGA